The Candidatus Methylacidiphilales bacterium genome window below encodes:
- a CDS encoding glycoside hydrolase family 57 protein, with the protein MNVVLLWHMHQPYYVDPLTKRAKMPWVRLHAVKGYLDMIDVLSRTPEIHVNVNFTPVLVRQILELVNGEVTDEWLEWSERDAGDLPESYRRSILQNFFKANWDHLIKPFPRYWELLQARGALLTDRALKDALAHFTEQDYRDLQVWYNLAWCGFSACKRFPELTELKQKGRDFTEDDKKVVLAVHRKILGMILNLYREASERGQIELTTTPYFHPIMPLVYDTNIARRCMPQAKLPRGFSAPEDVRTQLHLAQELHQKVFGHRAKGMWPSEGSICPEIIPLMREAGIEYFCSDEGNLFKSLEMDPEWSQGGKPIDHLELFQGWEIAVEGASIRALFRERPLSDFVGFNAARNEPQRAIDYLIHHCVHIGQVRNREDTVVCLALDGENAWEAFPDGGEAFLDGWYKASARHPSLRFQKMGDYFSAYPPRVTARRLHSGSWIGSDFDIWIGDEEENKAWDWLTHTREFLVESLHTRNLLPERVELAWWSIYAAEGSDWFWWYGPDFTTDSDVLFDDLFRTHLKNVYLALGVEPPGYLDIPICVPSSALPYREPRSPIKPPLTGRDESYFDWVGAGYFDIRQQQTAMFQGERKGQALYFGYDAEAFFLRVDFSHKPLGVRVTFMKGVEMIRIEARPHAEKWKGSLWSSRDGVNFEALSDYSPSIGWSDYWVMALPWQYMGAQPGERWSFYVELWEDGLAVERYPERGAIEFECPHRDYIEQQWIV; encoded by the coding sequence ATGAATGTCGTTTTGCTTTGGCACATGCATCAGCCCTACTACGTGGACCCTTTGACTAAACGAGCCAAAATGCCATGGGTGCGACTCCACGCTGTAAAAGGCTATCTTGATATGATTGACGTGCTGAGTCGGACTCCGGAGATCCATGTCAATGTGAATTTCACCCCAGTCCTTGTCCGGCAGATTTTAGAGCTCGTAAACGGGGAGGTTACAGATGAATGGCTAGAATGGAGTGAGCGAGACGCTGGTGATCTACCGGAGTCTTACCGTCGCTCCATTTTGCAAAACTTCTTCAAAGCCAATTGGGATCACTTGATAAAACCTTTTCCACGTTACTGGGAACTGCTCCAGGCCCGAGGCGCTTTGCTGACTGATCGGGCTCTTAAAGATGCTCTTGCGCATTTTACAGAGCAGGACTACCGCGACTTGCAAGTGTGGTATAACCTCGCCTGGTGTGGATTTTCCGCCTGCAAACGATTCCCGGAGCTTACTGAATTGAAGCAAAAAGGAAGAGACTTTACTGAGGATGATAAAAAGGTGGTCTTGGCAGTGCACCGCAAAATTCTCGGGATGATCCTGAATCTCTATCGAGAAGCGTCGGAGCGAGGTCAAATTGAGTTGACGACAACGCCCTATTTTCATCCGATCATGCCGCTGGTTTATGATACGAATATTGCGAGGCGTTGTATGCCACAAGCCAAACTTCCTCGAGGTTTCAGCGCGCCAGAGGATGTGCGGACGCAACTTCACTTGGCTCAGGAGTTGCACCAAAAAGTCTTCGGGCATCGCGCGAAGGGGATGTGGCCATCGGAAGGATCTATCTGTCCGGAGATTATTCCGCTAATGAGGGAGGCGGGCATTGAATATTTCTGCTCAGATGAGGGGAACCTTTTCAAGAGCTTGGAAATGGATCCTGAATGGAGCCAGGGGGGGAAACCGATCGATCATCTAGAGTTGTTTCAAGGGTGGGAAATTGCCGTTGAAGGGGCGTCCATCCGTGCGCTTTTCCGAGAGAGGCCTCTGTCAGATTTCGTCGGCTTCAATGCTGCACGAAACGAACCTCAACGCGCCATTGATTACTTGATCCATCACTGTGTGCATATCGGGCAAGTCCGCAATCGAGAAGATACCGTTGTCTGCCTAGCTCTAGATGGGGAGAATGCTTGGGAGGCATTTCCCGATGGGGGAGAAGCTTTTCTCGACGGTTGGTATAAAGCCTCCGCTAGGCATCCCAGTCTACGCTTCCAAAAAATGGGCGATTATTTTTCGGCTTATCCTCCTCGAGTCACCGCCAGACGTCTTCACTCTGGATCTTGGATTGGAAGTGACTTTGACATTTGGATTGGCGACGAAGAGGAAAACAAAGCGTGGGATTGGTTAACGCATACTCGAGAATTCTTGGTCGAGAGCCTTCATACACGGAATCTCCTACCGGAACGTGTGGAGCTGGCGTGGTGGTCGATCTATGCTGCAGAGGGGAGCGATTGGTTTTGGTGGTATGGGCCGGATTTTACGACAGACTCCGATGTTTTATTTGATGATCTCTTTCGCACGCATCTTAAAAATGTCTATTTAGCTTTGGGAGTAGAGCCACCGGGGTATCTCGATATTCCGATATGTGTGCCCTCTAGTGCTCTGCCTTATCGCGAACCGCGCAGTCCGATCAAGCCTCCCTTGACGGGCAGGGATGAGTCGTATTTTGATTGGGTTGGAGCTGGCTATTTCGATATCCGACAACAACAGACGGCAATGTTTCAAGGCGAGCGTAAGGGTCAAGCTCTCTACTTTGGCTACGATGCAGAGGCATTTTTTCTACGCGTGGATTTCTCCCATAAACCACTGGGGGTGCGTGTGACCTTTATGAAAGGAGTGGAAATGATTCGCATCGAAGCGCGACCGCATGCAGAAAAATGGAAAGGTTCCCTGTGGAGCAGTCGAGACGGCGTTAACTTTGAGGCGCTCTCTGATTACTCACCATCTATTGGCTGGAGCGATTATTGGGTGATGGCGCTGCCTTGGCAGTATATGGGCGCTCAGCCAGGAGAACGTTGGAGCTTTTATGTGGAGCTGTGGGAAGACGGTCTTGCTGTGGAGCGTTATCCTGAGCGTGGAGCTATAGAATTTGAGTGTCCTCATCGGGACTATATTGAGCAGCAGTGGATTGTCTGA
- a CDS encoding magnesium transporter: MLTREEQCAWRQSILHYVRKDWLAFDEGATVQEVLDTLRNKAEKGDDVLYFYIINSERKLLGVVPVRRLLTANAETKLGTLMITRLVTLSSQASLIEACEAFVRYRFLSLPVVDVDGRLIGVVDAMRVNDEIVDLTERQASDEMFERIGMRLEAIKDASPWNAFRYRFPWLTATLISGLGCAVLASLYELTLAQSLVLTFFLTLVLGVGESVSMQSMTVTIQQLRVQRPTWQWVKFWFPRELVTAFLIGIAAGGAIGLIAGLWRQSQTEAWVIGGSLCAAVINAALIGRLVPTVLHGLRLDPKVSSGPLTLGLTDIMTLLVYFNVAKWILGVN; this comes from the coding sequence ATGCTGACGAGAGAAGAGCAGTGTGCCTGGCGACAGAGCATTCTGCACTATGTGAGAAAGGATTGGTTGGCTTTTGATGAAGGCGCTACGGTGCAAGAGGTGCTGGATACGCTGAGAAATAAAGCCGAAAAAGGGGACGACGTCTTATATTTTTACATCATCAATAGCGAACGAAAACTTTTGGGGGTCGTGCCCGTGCGGAGGCTTTTAACGGCGAACGCCGAGACAAAATTAGGCACACTGATGATCACGCGGTTGGTGACGTTATCGTCTCAAGCCAGTCTTATTGAGGCTTGCGAGGCATTTGTCCGATATCGCTTTCTTTCTTTGCCAGTCGTAGATGTAGATGGGCGCCTCATTGGGGTAGTGGATGCGATGCGAGTAAATGATGAGATTGTGGATTTAACAGAGCGTCAAGCATCGGACGAGATGTTTGAACGGATCGGGATGCGCCTCGAAGCCATCAAAGACGCTTCGCCTTGGAACGCCTTTCGTTATCGCTTTCCGTGGCTGACGGCGACGTTGATCTCAGGCTTGGGATGCGCCGTCTTGGCCAGTCTATATGAATTAACGTTGGCACAGAGCTTGGTCTTGACGTTTTTTTTGACGTTGGTGCTTGGAGTCGGAGAGAGCGTGAGCATGCAGTCGATGACGGTGACAATTCAGCAACTTCGAGTCCAGCGACCAACTTGGCAGTGGGTGAAATTTTGGTTTCCACGCGAGCTCGTAACGGCGTTTTTGATCGGAATAGCCGCCGGTGGAGCGATTGGGCTGATCGCTGGCTTGTGGCGGCAGAGTCAAACTGAAGCCTGGGTAATTGGCGGCAGCCTATGCGCTGCGGTGATCAACGCTGCCCTAATTGGTAGATTGGTGCCGACTGTGTTGCACGGATTAAGGTTAGACCCGAAAGTCTCTTCAGGCCCATTGACACTTGGCTTGACGGATATTATGACGTTACTGGTTTACTTTAATGTAGCAAAATGGATATTGGGGGTGAATTAA
- a CDS encoding aminotransferase class IV, translating to MLPIQFPGIERSSVFSFSHFEPWRGVFETIWIHQGVPIFWQIHWKNFLEAANALQIPHNLPVEVPPPLFLQACTGRLRLILDAEGRLYHTFNEETPHQTQTSFSLGLALQRLGKHNWDARYKTLSYLTHTQARLSTSSDEALLLNEDGHVVCGSSSNLFWLDNSCLHTPPLSAGCRNGAVRQWILSQLPVQESLITPEELLQSKAIAITNSRLGIQPISAFLHWTPLSSKLFDPLIEAYKAEINRQIQQLTSFSPSS from the coding sequence ATGCTTCCTATTCAATTTCCAGGTATTGAACGCTCCAGCGTTTTTTCTTTTTCACATTTTGAGCCCTGGCGCGGAGTCTTTGAGACCATCTGGATTCATCAAGGAGTCCCAATTTTTTGGCAGATTCACTGGAAGAATTTCCTTGAGGCTGCGAATGCTCTCCAAATCCCTCACAATCTGCCCGTAGAGGTTCCACCGCCTCTTTTTTTGCAAGCCTGCACAGGTCGTCTTCGACTTATTTTAGATGCAGAAGGTCGACTTTATCACACTTTCAACGAAGAAACGCCGCATCAAACTCAAACTTCCTTTTCGCTAGGGCTTGCTCTCCAACGTCTCGGAAAACACAACTGGGATGCGCGCTACAAAACACTCAGTTATCTCACTCATACCCAGGCCCGTCTGTCTACATCTAGCGATGAGGCGCTTCTTCTTAATGAAGATGGGCATGTCGTCTGCGGCTCGAGCAGTAACCTCTTTTGGCTGGATAACAGTTGCCTTCACACTCCGCCTCTCTCCGCTGGATGCAGGAATGGTGCCGTACGGCAATGGATCCTCTCACAGCTACCTGTCCAAGAATCTTTGATCACTCCTGAAGAATTGCTTCAATCGAAGGCAATTGCCATCACAAACTCCCGCCTCGGTATCCAGCCTATCAGCGCTTTTCTCCATTGGACGCCTCTCTCTTCGAAGCTTTTTGATCCGCTTATCGAGGCCTATAAGGCTGAAATTAATAGGCAAATTCAACAGCTAACCAGTTTCTCTCCCTCGTCTTAA
- a CDS encoding anthranilate synthase component I family protein has translation MSCFISINSWNYPGVIYQAEDSFLSIKGHLSTDKHELKEAFSLVRNSAHPDSPHPQGGAVGYVTFEGNYRFEFFKKFQVHEEWPESPLWRSRKHIARSSESSYYAPRSNLNPYIYTCLVEKAKDYIASGDIYQVNLAHIFSTSAVAFPYLLFEELMKISPAPGAAFLDFEDEIILSASPELYFKINGNLITTQPIKGTRPRDLADPVRDQQHAYELLTSSKEIAELIMITDLMRNDLGKICKTGSVITPELISLKSYSHVHHLVSTIEGELMDDLSPVDILQAIHPGGSISGAPKKRAIEIIQELEPIPRKHYTGGIGYFAFNGDAAWSMAIRTLIQKDGQLSFGVGSGITADSNPQAEFDETMHKAAGILAAIETYHKKYASYSISRY, from the coding sequence ATGTCATGCTTTATCTCGATAAATTCGTGGAATTACCCTGGAGTGATTTACCAGGCAGAGGACTCCTTTCTTTCCATAAAGGGGCATCTTTCAACAGATAAACACGAGTTGAAGGAAGCATTTAGCCTCGTTCGGAATTCTGCACATCCTGATTCTCCGCATCCACAAGGGGGTGCAGTTGGATATGTTACTTTTGAGGGAAATTATCGGTTTGAGTTTTTTAAAAAATTTCAAGTTCATGAGGAATGGCCAGAAAGCCCGCTATGGCGCTCACGTAAACACATAGCTCGATCATCCGAAAGTTCCTACTATGCTCCAAGGTCGAATCTTAATCCTTACATCTATACTTGCCTTGTAGAAAAAGCTAAAGACTACATAGCCAGTGGAGATATATACCAGGTGAACTTAGCTCACATATTTTCCACATCTGCTGTGGCCTTTCCTTACTTGCTCTTTGAAGAATTAATGAAAATTAGCCCAGCACCAGGAGCAGCTTTTTTGGACTTCGAGGATGAGATCATCCTTTCAGCTTCACCCGAGCTTTATTTCAAAATTAACGGCAACCTAATCACCACTCAGCCTATCAAAGGCACACGTCCACGAGATCTCGCAGATCCCGTCCGCGATCAACAGCACGCCTATGAACTCCTCACTTCATCCAAAGAAATCGCCGAGCTCATCATGATCACCGACCTCATGCGAAATGATCTCGGTAAAATCTGTAAAACAGGCTCTGTTATTACTCCAGAATTAATCTCCCTTAAAAGCTACTCACACGTCCATCATCTGGTGTCCACAATTGAGGGCGAACTCATGGATGATCTATCGCCGGTAGATATTCTCCAAGCGATTCACCCCGGTGGTTCGATCAGTGGAGCGCCCAAAAAGCGAGCCATAGAAATCATACAAGAACTCGAGCCCATCCCGCGAAAACACTACACAGGTGGCATTGGTTACTTTGCTTTCAACGGCGATGCTGCATGGAGTATGGCGATACGCACACTCATTCAAAAAGATGGCCAACTCTCATTTGGCGTCGGAAGCGGCATCACGGCAGATTCCAATCCTCAAGCAGAATTTGATGAGACCATGCACAAAGCCGCAGGCATTCTCGCAGCTATTGAAACGTATCACAAAAAGTATGCTTCCTATTCAATTTCCAGGTATTGA
- a CDS encoding tetratricopeptide repeat protein, with the protein MVSVSIAQEQKANLGTNHDPSSNQTSEPSQKKLTEDSQPMPGSELLPKALQLFLAKKFNESLEVVDQILKINPNHHHAYNLKGANYTKMKNWSAAESAFRQALSVAPNAFEPKFNLAELLFLQGQYAQARQAFTSILHLANLDIYKHLTEFKIFLTYLLEDQLPPALEIAKKYDGFETTPIYYFVQGALAYKEGNRAKAMENFDAAARIFPAYLNHNFADTLIELGWIQVNSKGMLDDPDAPKQSPSITNSKPKDFRPVSITPARTPVGNLSVDTNSNGDQKNGDAEIKNPFNDRRNMYRETQ; encoded by the coding sequence GTGGTATCTGTTTCTATTGCACAGGAACAAAAAGCCAACCTGGGCACAAATCACGATCCTTCTTCAAATCAGACATCGGAGCCATCACAGAAAAAACTAACCGAGGATTCTCAACCGATGCCAGGATCGGAGCTTTTACCAAAAGCATTACAACTCTTTCTTGCTAAAAAATTCAATGAGTCTCTTGAGGTCGTTGATCAAATCCTAAAAATCAATCCTAACCATCATCATGCCTACAATCTCAAAGGCGCAAATTATACAAAAATGAAAAACTGGAGCGCCGCTGAGAGCGCGTTTCGACAAGCTTTATCTGTCGCTCCAAATGCATTCGAGCCTAAATTCAACCTAGCTGAGTTACTTTTTTTACAAGGGCAATACGCTCAAGCTCGTCAAGCCTTTACCTCGATTTTGCATTTGGCAAATCTCGACATTTATAAACACCTCACCGAATTCAAAATTTTTTTAACATATCTCTTAGAAGATCAACTCCCACCAGCACTTGAAATCGCAAAAAAATATGATGGCTTTGAAACTACACCAATTTATTACTTTGTTCAAGGGGCACTAGCTTACAAAGAAGGGAATCGTGCCAAAGCTATGGAAAACTTCGACGCTGCAGCAAGGATCTTTCCAGCTTATTTGAATCACAACTTTGCTGACACTCTAATCGAGCTAGGATGGATACAGGTTAATTCAAAAGGAATGCTTGATGACCCAGACGCCCCTAAGCAAAGCCCATCCATAACCAACTCAAAACCAAAAGATTTTCGACCAGTAAGTATCACGCCAGCTCGTACGCCCGTCGGCAATCTCTCAGTAGATACAAATTCAAACGGAGATCAGAAAAATGGGGATGCCGAGATCAAAAATCCCTTTAACGATAGGCGAAACATGTATCGAGAAACTCAGTAA
- a CDS encoding KH domain-containing protein — protein MVGDIRYFIEYVVRRLVRFPDEVDVLQIDNGNTINYLISVNAEDVGRVVGKHGKTINAIRSLANTVSSKTNIRAVIDVAANEKPESTQAG, from the coding sequence ATGGTTGGTGATATAAGATATTTTATCGAATATGTGGTGAGGCGGTTAGTTCGTTTCCCCGATGAAGTTGATGTTCTGCAGATCGATAATGGAAATACGATAAATTACCTAATTTCAGTGAATGCTGAGGATGTAGGTCGAGTAGTCGGCAAACACGGCAAAACTATCAACGCGATAAGGTCGCTCGCCAATACCGTCAGCTCCAAGACTAATATACGTGCGGTGATCGATGTGGCAGCAAATGAAAAGCCAGAGTCAACACAGGCTGGCTAA
- the rpsP gene encoding 30S ribosomal protein S16, producing the protein MAVRIRLRREGTKNRPYYRVVVADARSPRDGKFLEQVGTYDPLKKHQNFDLKLDRIDYWIKQGAKPTETVQSFIRKARKASKT; encoded by the coding sequence ATGGCAGTGCGAATTCGTCTTCGTCGTGAAGGAACAAAAAACCGCCCCTATTACCGAGTCGTCGTGGCTGATGCTCGGAGTCCTCGTGACGGTAAGTTTCTTGAGCAGGTCGGCACGTATGATCCGCTAAAGAAACATCAAAATTTTGATCTCAAGCTTGACCGTATCGATTATTGGATCAAACAGGGGGCTAAGCCAACGGAAACCGTGCAGAGTTTTATACGCAAAGCAAGAAAAGCCAGTAAAACATAG
- the ffh gene encoding signal recognition particle protein translates to MLQALAEKLQGVFRNLRGLGRISESNIEATVREIRLALLSADVNYQVAKALCDEVKRRALGREVLQSIQPGQAFVKIFHDALIEMLSQGERRMSAERPLRILLCGLNGCGKTTTAGKLARWYVKQGAKVLLVAGDLRRPAAVNQLEQLASQAGASIVRFSEDTLIESVVSQALAEQEKQKADVMIFDSAGRLEVDESLLAELEGVARQLAPQECLLVADASTGQTSVKVAEAFKARVPLTGIVLTKFDGDARGGAALSMHKVTNVPIKFLGVGEKIEGIEVFAPERLVSRVLGMGDIVGLVEKAQEAFDAENIEKLEAKLKKGKFDLEDFLGQMRMLRRLGPLQQIIAMLPGIPSDVLSQVDDRKVKQIEAIVLSMTPEERRKPEILNARRRQRIARGSGRTVMEVNELIRRFEEMRHFMAKLSKGSSPEKVLRDWIGRR, encoded by the coding sequence ATGTTACAAGCGTTAGCGGAGAAGCTGCAGGGGGTCTTTAGGAATTTAAGGGGTCTTGGGAGGATTTCGGAGAGCAATATTGAGGCCACAGTGCGTGAGATTCGTTTGGCTTTGCTTAGTGCCGATGTGAATTATCAAGTGGCCAAAGCACTTTGTGATGAGGTAAAGAGACGTGCCCTGGGGAGGGAGGTATTACAGAGCATCCAGCCGGGGCAGGCGTTTGTAAAGATATTTCACGACGCGTTGATCGAGATGCTGAGTCAAGGAGAGAGGCGGATGAGTGCTGAGCGTCCACTGAGGATTTTGTTATGTGGTCTAAACGGGTGTGGAAAAACAACGACTGCTGGGAAATTGGCTCGGTGGTATGTGAAGCAAGGTGCTAAGGTGTTGTTAGTTGCAGGAGATTTACGGAGACCTGCAGCTGTGAATCAATTGGAGCAGCTTGCGTCACAAGCTGGTGCCTCTATCGTGCGGTTTTCTGAAGATACCCTTATCGAGTCGGTCGTCAGTCAGGCGCTGGCAGAGCAAGAAAAACAGAAGGCGGATGTGATGATCTTCGATAGTGCTGGACGTCTTGAGGTGGATGAGAGTTTGCTAGCGGAACTTGAGGGGGTTGCGCGTCAATTAGCTCCACAGGAATGTCTGCTTGTAGCTGATGCCAGCACGGGGCAGACGTCGGTGAAGGTCGCAGAGGCTTTTAAGGCGCGGGTTCCGCTTACAGGGATAGTTTTAACGAAATTCGACGGTGACGCGCGCGGGGGGGCTGCTCTTTCGATGCATAAGGTCACAAACGTCCCTATTAAGTTTCTGGGGGTAGGGGAAAAAATAGAGGGGATAGAAGTGTTTGCACCTGAGCGGCTGGTTTCAAGAGTTCTTGGCATGGGGGATATTGTTGGACTCGTCGAGAAGGCTCAAGAGGCTTTTGATGCGGAGAACATTGAGAAGCTGGAGGCCAAATTAAAGAAAGGAAAATTTGATTTGGAAGATTTCCTTGGCCAGATGCGCATGCTGAGACGGCTTGGTCCGTTGCAGCAAATAATTGCGATGCTTCCTGGTATTCCATCTGATGTGCTTTCTCAAGTAGATGACCGAAAAGTTAAACAGATCGAGGCCATCGTTCTCTCCATGACTCCTGAGGAGCGTCGTAAGCCGGAAATTTTAAATGCTCGGCGACGTCAGCGAATTGCTCGTGGAAGCGGAAGAACTGTGATGGAGGTAAATGAACTTATACGCCGTTTTGAAGAGATGCGACATTTCATGGCTAAACTTTCCAAAGGCAGCTCACCTGAAAAAGTCTTGCGTGATTGGATAGGTAGGCGTTAA
- a CDS encoding fumarate hydratase: MACLVNSLVEIIRKTSVEIPDDVQAVLLSCLEREEKNTTAEAALRIIQQNIALAKQKSQPICQDTGSILFYVWAPAGSDEGTFTEQAEEAVREATRLGYLRQNSVDPLTGRNDGTNVGPGSPTIHFHTHREAHWDIRLILKGGGCENVGAQYSLPDERLEADRDLDGVRKVILDAVLQAQGKGCGPGVLGVTIGGDRATGYAHSKEQFLRRLDDENPNPTLASLEKDITETANKLGIGPMGFGGKTTLLGTKIGVLNRVPASYFVTVSYMCWAYRRQGAVLSAEGEIMKWLY; the protein is encoded by the coding sequence ATGGCGTGTCTTGTAAACTCTTTGGTGGAGATTATTCGTAAAACATCTGTGGAGATTCCAGATGATGTGCAGGCAGTGTTGCTATCGTGCCTAGAGAGAGAGGAAAAGAATACAACGGCTGAGGCGGCTTTGAGAATCATTCAGCAAAACATTGCTTTAGCTAAGCAAAAATCTCAGCCGATATGTCAGGATACGGGGTCGATTCTTTTTTATGTGTGGGCACCGGCGGGCTCTGATGAGGGGACGTTTACGGAACAGGCTGAAGAAGCTGTGCGGGAGGCAACGCGGTTGGGTTATCTGCGGCAGAATTCGGTGGATCCGCTTACAGGTAGAAACGATGGGACGAATGTCGGCCCGGGCTCGCCGACGATTCATTTTCACACGCATCGAGAGGCGCATTGGGATATAAGGCTTATTTTAAAAGGGGGCGGTTGTGAAAACGTAGGGGCGCAGTATTCGTTGCCAGATGAGCGTCTAGAGGCTGATCGTGATCTTGATGGTGTGCGGAAGGTGATTTTGGATGCAGTTCTCCAAGCTCAGGGAAAGGGCTGTGGGCCTGGCGTGCTCGGTGTGACGATCGGTGGGGATCGAGCCACGGGCTATGCACATTCGAAGGAGCAGTTTTTGAGAAGGCTTGATGATGAAAATCCGAATCCAACGTTGGCGAGCTTGGAAAAGGATATCACGGAGACGGCAAATAAATTGGGCATTGGCCCGATGGGGTTTGGTGGAAAAACAACGCTGCTTGGCACTAAAATAGGTGTGCTGAATCGGGTGCCAGCTTCTTATTTCGTAACGGTGAGTTACATGTGCTGGGCTTATCGTCGACAAGGGGCGGTGCTATCTGCAGAGGGTGAGATTATGAAGTGGCTGTATTGA
- a CDS encoding septal ring lytic transglycosylase RlpA family protein has translation MRIPTSHAHLALAIAVTSLITSCAPPSKRFYVSSIDGSYSTIPPRQETPTDHIEPVPLTPVEENPLPRETHPAPKKSSKKFSPHRKAEQRPVIHDNTTTGIAICYNDESEGKITASGEIYRHNKLTAAHRTLPFGTRVRVTHLENNTSVILRINDRGPKDPAYILEISRSAALALGIQSNTTAAVKIEVLD, from the coding sequence ATGAGGATACCCACATCTCATGCTCACCTAGCCCTTGCCATTGCAGTAACATCCCTCATCACAAGCTGTGCCCCACCAAGTAAACGTTTTTACGTTTCAAGCATTGACGGAAGCTACTCGACAATCCCTCCTCGACAAGAAACACCCACAGACCACATCGAGCCGGTTCCCCTTACTCCCGTAGAAGAAAACCCACTACCCAGAGAAACTCACCCCGCCCCAAAAAAATCATCCAAAAAATTTTCTCCACACAGAAAAGCAGAGCAACGCCCAGTCATCCACGACAACACTACCACCGGCATCGCCATCTGCTACAACGACGAATCGGAAGGCAAAATAACTGCCAGCGGAGAAATCTATCGCCACAACAAACTCACCGCTGCCCATCGCACACTACCTTTCGGCACACGCGTGCGTGTAACTCACCTCGAAAACAACACCTCCGTCATCCTTCGAATCAACGATCGAGGCCCCAAAGACCCAGCCTACATCCTAGAAATATCTCGCTCAGCAGCCCTAGCACTTGGCATACAAAGCAACACCACGGCTGCTGTTAAAATCGAAGTGCTAGATTGA
- the hisB gene encoding imidazoleglycerol-phosphate dehydratase HisB, whose translation MASTRSRRKPNGSNSLEAKAREARIFRETKETRIRLALNLDGEGRSRIDTGIPFFDHLLTLLAKHSLFDLDLRVKGDIEVDFHHTVEDCGIGLGMAIDQALGDRAGIRRYSFGYLPMDETLVRVAIDISGRPLFVFRPPRGVKLMTLYAGTFPAQLIVEFLRALAQRAAFTLHVHVLETEEIHHMLEAIIKGVARALRFAVERDLRVKGIPSSKGVL comes from the coding sequence ATGGCTTCTACTCGGTCGCGTCGGAAGCCTAATGGGAGCAATTCTCTTGAGGCGAAGGCGCGGGAGGCCAGGATTTTTCGAGAGACTAAGGAGACACGGATACGTCTTGCCTTGAATCTGGATGGCGAAGGACGGAGTCGGATAGATACAGGGATACCTTTTTTTGATCACTTACTGACATTGCTCGCTAAACATTCTCTTTTCGATCTGGATCTGAGGGTGAAGGGGGATATAGAGGTGGATTTTCATCACACGGTGGAAGATTGTGGGATTGGTTTGGGTATGGCTATTGATCAGGCTTTAGGGGATCGTGCTGGGATACGCCGCTACAGTTTCGGGTATTTGCCTATGGATGAGACGTTGGTGCGTGTGGCGATTGATATTAGTGGGCGGCCATTGTTTGTGTTTCGTCCGCCTCGTGGGGTGAAGTTGATGACGCTATATGCAGGCACGTTTCCGGCTCAACTGATAGTGGAATTTTTAAGGGCGCTTGCTCAACGGGCGGCGTTTACGCTGCATGTGCATGTATTGGAGACGGAGGAGATACATCATATGTTGGAGGCGATTATCAAGGGCGTGGCGAGGGCGCTTCGATTTGCTGTTGAGCGAGATTTAAGAGTGAAGGGGATACCGAGTTCGAAAGGGGTTTTGTAG
- a CDS encoding DNA-binding protein: MDQTIHSEKLVVERKTFFFDLKQNERGQFLRITEDVRGRRDTIIVPVTGLGDFRAIIDRMMVTSGAPEPGNSI; this comes from the coding sequence ATGGATCAGACCATTCATAGTGAGAAGCTCGTTGTCGAGCGGAAGACTTTCTTCTTCGACTTGAAGCAAAACGAGCGGGGGCAATTTTTGCGAATCACCGAGGATGTGAGAGGCCGGCGGGATACGATTATTGTGCCGGTGACTGGGTTGGGTGATTTTCGGGCGATTATTGATCGGATGATGGTTACATCGGGTGCTCCTGAGCCGGGGAATTCTATCTAA